One genomic region from Cucumis melo cultivar AY chromosome 9, USDA_Cmelo_AY_1.0, whole genome shotgun sequence encodes:
- the LOC103498697 gene encoding uncharacterized protein LOC103498697 isoform X4, translating into MEVKVRQRNRAHRFSLLPHPTLPSLTLSLRNESLASISNKNGDPPNSIVIDNKKIVDTDPEQKGQNIKIQNPRVVSKIRDAFQLEEKLQNALNGLQIYKKLFALASSRLPPVNFFFSPEARTTSFIVLVPLVIFCTRCIIGASYARVFGTLKLKAINKQEGERHKFRSGHWRSALRDIRELDGLDCEAPIDSTSPSEDEQISVEDLSHAYKKLDQDYEKFLSECGLSKWGYWRGGTQRPEQE; encoded by the exons ATGGAAGTGAAGGTGAGGCAGAGAAATAGAGCACaccgtttttctcttcttccacACCCAACTCTTCCTTCTCTAACTCTTAGTCTCAG GAACGAGAGCTTAGCTTCAATTTCAAACAAGAATGGAGATCCCCCAAATTCCATTGTCATAGATAATAAGAAGATAGTGGACACGGATCCAGAACAAAAGGGGCAGAATATCAAGATTCAAAACCCTCGAGTAGTAAGCAAG ATTAGAGATGCGTTTCAATTAGAAGAAAAGCTCCAAAATGCTTTGAATGGACTTCAAATCTATAAGAAGCTTTTTGCGCTAGCCTCCTCTCGTCTACCTCCtgtaaatttctttttctcaccAGAA GCTAGAACCACTAGTTTTATAGTTTTGGTTCCTCTTGTAATATTTTGTACCAGATGCATAATTGGTGCTTCTTATGCTAGAGTTTTTGGAACATTGAAGCTTAAAGCCATTAATAAACAAGAGGGAGAACGTCACAAGTTTAGAAGCGGGCACTGGAGATCTGCTCTTCGTGATATAAGAGAATTGGATGGTTTGGATTGTGAGGCCCCCATAGATTCTACT AGTCCTTCAGAAGATGAGCAGATCTCAGTTGAAGATTTATCACATGCTTACAAGAAACTAGACCAGGATTATGAAAAATTTCTATCAGAATGTGGACTAAGTAAATGGGGCTACTGGCGTGGGGGTACCCAAAGACCTGAGCAGGAATAG
- the LOC103498697 gene encoding uncharacterized protein LOC103498697 isoform X1 → MEVKVRQRNRAHRFSLLPHPTLPSLTLSLRNWANTKKSFNNQLRGISLRWRFQLLDVSKHQLSTKHHFVHILEGNESLASISNKNGDPPNSIVIDNKKIVDTDPEQKGQNIKIQNPRVVSKIRDAFQLEEKLQNALNGLQIYKKLFALASSRLPPVNFFFSPEARTTSFIVLVPLVIFCTRCIIGASYARVFGTLKLKAINKQEGERHKFRSGHWRSALRDIRELDGLDCEAPIDSTSPSEDEQISVEDLSHAYKKLDQDYEKFLSECGLSKWGYWRGGTQRPEQE, encoded by the exons ATGGAAGTGAAGGTGAGGCAGAGAAATAGAGCACaccgtttttctcttcttccacACCCAACTCTTCCTTCTCTAACTCTTAGTCTCAG AAATTGGGCCAACACCAAAAAGTCATTCAACAACCAACTCAGAGGCATTTCTCTG AGATGGAGGTTTCAACTTCTGGATGTATCCAAACATCAACTCTCCACCAAACACCACTTTGTTCATATTTTAGAAGG GAACGAGAGCTTAGCTTCAATTTCAAACAAGAATGGAGATCCCCCAAATTCCATTGTCATAGATAATAAGAAGATAGTGGACACGGATCCAGAACAAAAGGGGCAGAATATCAAGATTCAAAACCCTCGAGTAGTAAGCAAG ATTAGAGATGCGTTTCAATTAGAAGAAAAGCTCCAAAATGCTTTGAATGGACTTCAAATCTATAAGAAGCTTTTTGCGCTAGCCTCCTCTCGTCTACCTCCtgtaaatttctttttctcaccAGAA GCTAGAACCACTAGTTTTATAGTTTTGGTTCCTCTTGTAATATTTTGTACCAGATGCATAATTGGTGCTTCTTATGCTAGAGTTTTTGGAACATTGAAGCTTAAAGCCATTAATAAACAAGAGGGAGAACGTCACAAGTTTAGAAGCGGGCACTGGAGATCTGCTCTTCGTGATATAAGAGAATTGGATGGTTTGGATTGTGAGGCCCCCATAGATTCTACT AGTCCTTCAGAAGATGAGCAGATCTCAGTTGAAGATTTATCACATGCTTACAAGAAACTAGACCAGGATTATGAAAAATTTCTATCAGAATGTGGACTAAGTAAATGGGGCTACTGGCGTGGGGGTACCCAAAGACCTGAGCAGGAATAG
- the LOC103498697 gene encoding uncharacterized protein LOC103498697 isoform X2 produces the protein MEVKVRQRNRAHRFSLLPHPTLPSLTLSLRNWANTKKSFNNQLRGISLRWRFQLLDVSKHQLSTKHHFVHILEGNESLASISNKNGDPPNSIVIDNKKIVDTDPEQKGQNIKIQNPRVVSKIRDAFQLEEKLQNALNGLQIYKKLFALASSRLPPARTTSFIVLVPLVIFCTRCIIGASYARVFGTLKLKAINKQEGERHKFRSGHWRSALRDIRELDGLDCEAPIDSTSPSEDEQISVEDLSHAYKKLDQDYEKFLSECGLSKWGYWRGGTQRPEQE, from the exons ATGGAAGTGAAGGTGAGGCAGAGAAATAGAGCACaccgtttttctcttcttccacACCCAACTCTTCCTTCTCTAACTCTTAGTCTCAG AAATTGGGCCAACACCAAAAAGTCATTCAACAACCAACTCAGAGGCATTTCTCTG AGATGGAGGTTTCAACTTCTGGATGTATCCAAACATCAACTCTCCACCAAACACCACTTTGTTCATATTTTAGAAGG GAACGAGAGCTTAGCTTCAATTTCAAACAAGAATGGAGATCCCCCAAATTCCATTGTCATAGATAATAAGAAGATAGTGGACACGGATCCAGAACAAAAGGGGCAGAATATCAAGATTCAAAACCCTCGAGTAGTAAGCAAG ATTAGAGATGCGTTTCAATTAGAAGAAAAGCTCCAAAATGCTTTGAATGGACTTCAAATCTATAAGAAGCTTTTTGCGCTAGCCTCCTCTCGTCTACCTCCt GCTAGAACCACTAGTTTTATAGTTTTGGTTCCTCTTGTAATATTTTGTACCAGATGCATAATTGGTGCTTCTTATGCTAGAGTTTTTGGAACATTGAAGCTTAAAGCCATTAATAAACAAGAGGGAGAACGTCACAAGTTTAGAAGCGGGCACTGGAGATCTGCTCTTCGTGATATAAGAGAATTGGATGGTTTGGATTGTGAGGCCCCCATAGATTCTACT AGTCCTTCAGAAGATGAGCAGATCTCAGTTGAAGATTTATCACATGCTTACAAGAAACTAGACCAGGATTATGAAAAATTTCTATCAGAATGTGGACTAAGTAAATGGGGCTACTGGCGTGGGGGTACCCAAAGACCTGAGCAGGAATAG
- the LOC103498697 gene encoding uncharacterized protein LOC103498697 isoform X3 yields MEVKVRQRNRAHRFSLLPHPTLPSLTLSLRNWANTKKSFNNQLRGISLRWRFQLLDVSKHQLSTKHHFVHILEGNESLASISNKNGDPPNSIVIDNKKIVDTDPEQKGQNIKIQNPRVVSKARTTSFIVLVPLVIFCTRCIIGASYARVFGTLKLKAINKQEGERHKFRSGHWRSALRDIRELDGLDCEAPIDSTSPSEDEQISVEDLSHAYKKLDQDYEKFLSECGLSKWGYWRGGTQRPEQE; encoded by the exons ATGGAAGTGAAGGTGAGGCAGAGAAATAGAGCACaccgtttttctcttcttccacACCCAACTCTTCCTTCTCTAACTCTTAGTCTCAG AAATTGGGCCAACACCAAAAAGTCATTCAACAACCAACTCAGAGGCATTTCTCTG AGATGGAGGTTTCAACTTCTGGATGTATCCAAACATCAACTCTCCACCAAACACCACTTTGTTCATATTTTAGAAGG GAACGAGAGCTTAGCTTCAATTTCAAACAAGAATGGAGATCCCCCAAATTCCATTGTCATAGATAATAAGAAGATAGTGGACACGGATCCAGAACAAAAGGGGCAGAATATCAAGATTCAAAACCCTCGAGTAGTAAGCAAG GCTAGAACCACTAGTTTTATAGTTTTGGTTCCTCTTGTAATATTTTGTACCAGATGCATAATTGGTGCTTCTTATGCTAGAGTTTTTGGAACATTGAAGCTTAAAGCCATTAATAAACAAGAGGGAGAACGTCACAAGTTTAGAAGCGGGCACTGGAGATCTGCTCTTCGTGATATAAGAGAATTGGATGGTTTGGATTGTGAGGCCCCCATAGATTCTACT AGTCCTTCAGAAGATGAGCAGATCTCAGTTGAAGATTTATCACATGCTTACAAGAAACTAGACCAGGATTATGAAAAATTTCTATCAGAATGTGGACTAAGTAAATGGGGCTACTGGCGTGGGGGTACCCAAAGACCTGAGCAGGAATAG
- the LOC103498699 gene encoding uncharacterized protein LOC103498699 — protein MAKKKQLASSAPWRGEEEVDEFAEAKLKVTKNPGETSVMHVPRKKSVKSKSTKEEDDSLEIDPELRYSFQRNYQFLQRVFSIDTIVKPLPPAMAYNVSRNLNFFTRIFTQFFDPEGIANAQKSLGLGQEEKARRVR, from the exons ATGGCGAAGAAGAAGCAGTTGGCATCTTCAGCTCCATGGCGGGGGGAGGAGGAAGTGGATGAGTTCGCCGAAGCAAAGCTTAAAGTGACTAAGAATCCTGGCGAGACTTCGGTAATGCACGTTCCTCGGAAGAAGAGCGTCAAGTCCAAGAGCACAAAAGAAGAGGATGATTCCCTTGAGATTGACCCTGAACTTCGCTACAGTTTCCAACGCAATTACCAG TTTCTTCAACGAGTATTTAGCATTGACACGATTGTCAAACCTCTTCCACCAGCCATGGCTTACAATGTCTCCCGGaatttgaatttcttcactCGAATTTTTACACAGTTCTTCG ACCCTGAAGGTATTGCAAATGCTCAGAAATCACTTGGACTGGGGCAGGAAGAGAAAGCTCGCCGTGTTCGTTAA
- the LOC103498698 gene encoding uncharacterized protein LOC103498698 → MAAVLATGCMVMAYLKCRALVLAKGFHLCDSNRVKMPMITSDLMIPSPFAFSIQQLGYVDVDDLNILLKVVPYFPSDGHTFGVPNGFTWNNDEYIHAVEYARRLGMHFSIVYPKVKCGSAWWLFKQEFSEGIFKLQCPLPETNFTETMAVIHTLFLSGTQPNMTNAIADLTPLGTDNYGYMLFNPHIGINIDSYGAFSNQNIDFDNWSTI, encoded by the coding sequence ATGGCAGCTGTTCTCGCCACTGGCTGTATGGTAATGGCATATCTGAAGTGCCGTGCACTTGTTCTCGCTAAAGGGTTTCATTTGTGTGATTCTAATAGGGTGAAAATGCCAATGATAACCTCAGATCTCATGATCCCAAGTCCCTTTGCCTTTTCTATTCAACAATTGGGATATGTTGACGTTGATGacttaaatattttgttaaaggTTGTCCCATACTTTCCAAGCGATGGGCACACCTTTGGAGTCCCCAATGGGTTTACGTGGAACAACGATGAATACATACATGCTGTTGAATATGCAAGAAGGTTAGGCATGCACTTTAGCATTGTGTACCCAAAAGTGAAGTGTGGGTCAGCCTGGTGGCTATTTAAGCAAGAGTTCTCTGAAGGTATTTTTAAACTGCAATGTCCTCTACCAGAAACCAACTTTACCGAGACAATGGCAGTGATTCACACACTATTTTTATCTGGAACCCAACCCAACATGACCAATGCTATTGCTGACCTGACTCCACTTGGGACCGACAATTACGGTTATATGCTGTTTAACCCACATATTGGCATCAACATTGATTCTTATGGAGCCTTTTCAAATCAAAATATAGACTTTGACAATTGGAGTACTATTTAA
- the LOC103498701 gene encoding putative methyltransferase At1g22800, mitochondrial — MRGLSPSTIIRSFSVLRSARWRDFPNSIPCCSFSTGDDNYDGRIGDGMHSSKVKVFDRDLKRKQRDRAAWLMRPKDSLVDSVAENLLDRLEDCKKTFPTALCLGGSLEAIRRLLRGRGSVEKLIMMDASHDMIKLCKDDTGAHDQNVETSFVVGDEEFLPIKESSVDLVISCLGLHWTNDLPGAMIQSRLAMKPDGLFLAAIFGGETLRELRIACTLAHMEREGGISPRVSPLAQVRDAGNLLTRAGFTLPGVDVDEYVVRYPSALELVEHLRAMGETNALLQRNPILKRETALATAAIYDSMFAAEDGTIPATFQVIYMTGWKEHPSQQKAKKRGSATISFNDIRKQFGNDN, encoded by the exons ATGAGAGGGCTGTCGCCGTCTACGATCATAAGATCGTTCTCAGTGTTGAGAAGTGCAAGATGGCGAGATTTTCCAAATTCAATTCCTTGTTGTTCTTTCTCTACTGGTGATGATAATTATGACGGAAGAATCGGTGATGGAATGCACAGCTCAAAGGTTAAGGTTTTTGATCGTGATCTTAAGCGTAAACAG CGGGACCGAGCTGCTTGGTTGATGCGCCCAAAGGATTCGCTTGTTGACAGTGTTGCAGAAAACTTATTGGACCGTTTGGAG GATTGCAAGAAGACATTCCCTACAGCATTATGTTTGGGGGGTTCATTGGAGGCCATCAGGAGATTATTGCGTGGCCGTG GTTCGGTTGAAAAACTGATCATGATGGATGCATCACATGACATGATAAAGTTATGCAAAGATGATACAGGTGCACATGATCAGAATGTTGAAACATCGTTTGTTGTGGGTGATGAAGAGTTTCTACCAATAAAAGAAAG TTCAGTAGATCTAGTTATAAGTTGCTTGGGTCTTCACTGGACAAATGATCTTCCTGGAGCCATGATTCAG AGTAGATTGGCAATGAAGCCAGATGGGCTATTTCTAGCAGCGATCTTTGGAGGGGAAACCTTAAG AGAACTGAGAATAGCATGTACTCTTGCACACATGGAGCGTGAAGGAGGCATCAGTCCACGAGTATCACCATTGGCACAA GTGCGAGATGCAGGCAATCTTTTGACAAGAGCTGGTTTTACCTTGCCTGGTGTAGATGTTGATGAGTACGTAGTTCGCTATCCAAGTG CACTGGAGCTGGTGGAACACTTGCGTGCAATGGGTGAAACAAATGCACTTTTACAAAGGAACCCC ATCCTGAAGAGAGAAACAGCCCTTGCAACAGCTGCTATTTATGATTCCATGTTTGCTGCAGAAGATGGGACCATTCCTGCAACCTTCCAG GTGATTTACATGACAGGATGGAAGGAACATCCTTCCCAACAGAAGGCCAAAAAAAGGGGATCCGCAACCATATCCTTCAACGACATCCGAAAACAATTTGGAAATGACAATTGA